The stretch of DNA GAAAAGAAGTAAAACTTGCTGAAGATGCAGAAGTTGTTGGGGAAAATGCAGTAAGACTTTCTTCAGAGTTAAAGGAAGGCGAAGTATTACTACTTGAAAATGTTAGATTTGTTAAGACAGAAACTAAGAACGATTTGGATTTTGCTAAAAAATTAGCTAGCCTTGCTGATATTTTTGTTAATGATGCATTTGGAACTGCCCATAGAGCACATTCATCAACAGCAGGTATTGCAAACTACATACCAGCTGTTGCAGGTTTCCTTATTGAAAAGGAAATTGAAATAATGGGCAAGGCTCTTGAAAATCCTGAAAGACCATTTGTGGCAATTTTAGGTGGTGCAAAGGTTTCTGACAAGATTGGTGTAATAAATAATCTGCTTGAAAAGGTAGATAAATTAATTATAGGTGGAGGAATGGCATATACATTCCTTAAAGCACAAGGCTTAAATATAGGAAATTCATTACTTGAAGCAGATAAAATAGAATATGCTAAAGAAATGCTCGATAAGGCAAATGAAAAGGGAGTTAAGATTTATTTACCAGTAGACCATGTTGTTGCTAAGGAATTTAAGGCTGATGCTGAACATCATGTAGTTGATGTAGAAATTCCAGAAGGCTATATGGGTCTGGATATAGGTCCAAAAACTGTTAAGCTATATGAAGAAGCATTGAAGGATGCAAAGACTGTTATTTGGAATGGCCCAATGGGTGTGTTTGAGATGCCAGCATTTGCTGTTGGAACAAAGGCTATTGCAGAAAAGTTATCAAATGTTGATGGAACAACAATAATAGGCGGAGGAGATTCAGCTGCTGCTGTTGAACAATTAGGATACGCTGAGAAAATGACTCATATATCAACTGGTGGTGGTGCTTCGCTTGAGTTTTTAGAGGGACTTGAACTACCTGGAATCGCAGCACTTAACGATAAATAATGGAAGATATTTTATCTTCCCCCTCTTTTAAATTTTATCAATAGCTAATTGAGGAGGATTTAAAATGCGAAGACCTATAATCGCAGGAAACTGGAAAATGAATAAAACACCACGTGAGGCAGCTCAACTAGTCCTTGAACTTAGGGATAAGGTAAAGGATGCTAAGTGTGAAGTTGTTTTGTGCCCTCCATTCACATCGTTAGCACAAGTTATAACTCTTGTTGAAGATACTAATATTAAGGTTGGGGCACAGAACATGTATTATGAAGAAAATGGTGCCTTCACAGGTGAAGTTTCTCCTATAATGTTAAAGGAAATTGGAGTTAGCTATGTAATACTCGGACATAGTGAAAGAAGAATGATTTTCAAGGAAGACGACGAACTCATCAATAAAAAAGTTAAAGCGGCTTTTCTACATGGTTTGACTCCTATTCTTTGCGTGGGCGAGACATTAGAAGAAAGAGAGCAAAATAGGACATTTGAGGTTATTAAGAATCAGTTGGAAAAGAATTTAGATGGAATAGATGCTGCAAAAGTAGAAGAAATGGTAATAGCTTACGAGCCTGTTTGGGCTATTGGAACTGGAAAGACAGCTACAGCAGATGATGCAAATCAGGTTATAAAATTTATAAGAAGTGAGATAAGAAATAGATTTGGCGATAGCGCTGCAGATAAAATAAGAATTCAATATGGTGGAAGCGTTAAATCATCAACAATAAAGGAGCAGATGGCTCAGAGCGATATAGATGGGGCATTAGTTGGTGGAGCAAGCTTGATTGCTACAGAATTTGCAGCGATTGTTAACTATGAGGAGGATTAAGATGAGTAAAAGACCTAGACTATTGATGATACTTGATGGCTGGGGACTTAATGAAAAAAAGGAATGGAATGCAGTTGAAAATGCTGAACCAAAAAACTTTAAGAATTTATGGGAAAATTACCCCCATACAACATTGAGTGCTTCAGGTCTTGACGTTGGTCTTCCAAAGGGTCAAATGGGAAACTCTGAAGTTGGTCATTTGAACATTGGTGCTGGAAGAATAATATATCAAGAATTTACAAGAATTAACAAGGAAATTGAAGAAGGAAATTTCTTCAGGAATGAGGCATTCTTAAATGCTATAGATAATTGCAAAAAAAATAATACGTCGTTGCATTTGTTTGGTTTACTTTCAGATGGTGGAGTTCACAGCCATATAGAGCACCTTGAAGCGCTTTTGAAACTTGCAAAGGATAATAACCTTTCAAATGTATATGTTCATGGTTTCTTAGATGGAAGAGATGTTCCACCTCAATGTGCACTCGAATATATAGACAGATTAGAAAAATTCATGAAAGAGAACAACATTGGGAAAATAGCTACAATTTCAGGTCGTTATTATGCAATGGACAGAGATAAAAGGTGGGAAAGAACTAAGCTTGCATACGACGCAATAGTTAATGGACAGGGCGAAATTGCAAATTCTGCACGTGAGGCTGTTGAGAAATCCTATGCTGAAAATAAGACGGATGAATTTGTTTTACCAACCGTTATAATTGAAAACGATAGACCAGTTGCAACATTAAGTGAAAATGATTCCGTTATATTCTTCAACTTTAGGCCAGATAGAGCAAGACAATTGACTAGGGCAATCGTTGATGTTGATTTTAATGGATTTGAAAGAAAGTATTTTAAAGTATATTATGTTTGTTTAACTCAATATGATAAGACAATAACTAATGTTGAAGTTGCTTACAAACCAGAAAAGTATAAAAATACGTTTGGTGAATTTTTAAGCAACCGTGGGTTAAAGCAACTTAGGATTGCTGAAACAGAAAAATATGCCCATGTAACTTTCTTCTTTAACGGAGGGGTGGAAGCTCCAAATAAAGATGAAGATAGAATATTGATACCATCTCCGAAGGTTGCAACTTATGACTTAAAGCCAGAGATGAGTGCATATGAAGTTACCGATAAGGTAATTGAAGTGATTGAAAATGATTTATATGACTTCATTATTTTAAATTATGCAAATCCTGATATGGTAGGTCATACCGGAGTTTATGAAGCAGCAATTAAGGCTATAAAGACTGTTGATGAATGCCTTGGTAGAGTAGTTAATAAAGTATTAGAAAAGGGCGGTGCAGTATACATTACCGCAGACCATGGCAACGCAGAAATGATGGTTGACTATGAAACTGCAGAACCATATACGGCGCACACAACTAATTTTGTTCCATTCATTGTTGTTGGAGAAGGAGATTTAAAATTGAAGTCCGGTGGCAGATTATCTGACATCGTTCCAACAATCATAGATTTAATGGGATTAGAAATTCCTGTTGAAATGACAGGAAGAAGTTTAATAGATAGATAAATGAAAGGAGAATGGATATGAAAAATTATGTAGAAATTATTGACATTTATGCAAGAGAAGTCTTAGATTCAAGAGGAAATCCAACTGTTGAAGTTGAAGTTGTGCTTGAAGACGGAGTTGTTGGAAGAGCGATTGTTCCATCAGGTGCTTCAACTGGTGCATTTGAAGCAGTTGAGCTAAGAGATGGAGACAAATCAAGATACCTTGGTAAAGGTGTTCTAAAGGCAGTTGATAACGTTAACAATGTAATAGCACAAGAACTTATAGGAATGAATGTTTTTGATCAAACATTAATTGACAAAACATTAATTGAAATAGATGGAACAGAAAACAAAGGGAATTTAGGTGCAAATGCAATACTTGGTGTTTCACTTGCTGTTGCAAGAGCAGCTGCTGAAAGTTTAGGACTTCCACTTTATCAATACATAGGTGGAGTTAACGCTAAGGTTTTACCTGTTCCAATGATGAACATCTTAAACGGTGGAAAGCATGCAGACAACAATGTTGACATTCAAGAATTCATGGTAATGCCTGTAGGTGCTCCAAACTTTGCAGAAGCATTAAGATGGTGCGCAGAAGTTTATCATTCACTTAAGAAGACTTTAGGTTCAAAGGGATACAACACAGCGATTGGTGATGAAGGTGGGTTCGCACCAAACCTAAAATCAAACGAAGAAGCTATACAAGTTATTATAGAAGCCATTGAAGCTGCAGGATATAAACCAGGCGAACAAATTGCAATTGCAATTGACGCAGCAGCAACTGAACTATATAAGGAAGATGGAAAATACCATCTTGAAGGAGAAGGAAGAGTTCTTACTGCAGAAGAAATGGTTGCATTCTGGGAAAATCTTGTAAACAAATATCCAATCGTATCATTAGAAGATGGTCTTTCAGAAGAAGATTGGGAAGGTTGGAAGATATTAACTGACAGACTAGGAAAGAAGATTCAATTAGTTGGCGATGACTTATTTGTTACTAATACTCAAAGACTTGAAAGAGGTATCAAGAACGGAATTGCTAACTCAATACTTATAAAACTTAACCAAATAGGAACATTAACTGAAACATTAGAGGCTATTGAAATGGCAGAAAGAGCAGGATATACTGCAGTTGTTTCACATAGATCAGGTGAAAGTGAAGATACTACTATAGCAGACCTTGTTGTAGCAGTTAATGCTGGTCAAATAAAGACTGGTGCTCCAGCAAGAACAGATAGAGTTGCAAAATACAATCAATTGTTAAGAATAGAAGATGAACTTGGAGAAGTTGCTAAATATCTTGGAAAGAACGCTTTCTACAATGTTTCAAAATAATAAGTTTATTCTTTATTGTTCCCCATATACGAGTCAAGGAATTTATTCCTTGGCTCTATCTTTAATAATATAGCATAATAAATTAATCGTATAACATGATTGTTTTTATTTTTTTTCTGTGATAAAATAAGTGTTATGATAATTGATTAACGGGAGGTGCAATCATGAAGACAGTAATAACTATTATCCACGTTATTGTTAGCTTATCTATAATAGCTGTTGTATTAGGTCAGCCTGCTAAGACTTATGGATTATCATCAGCTATTTCAGGAGGAGCTGAAACGTTTTTCGGAAAACACAAAGGAAGAACAATCGAGGGTAAACTAAAGAAGTTGACAGCTTTTGCGATGGGACTTTTCGTATTGACTTCTTTATTATTAGTTTACTATACGGGAAAATAATTTAAATTTAAAAGGGGGAACAATAATGAATATTATTTTGGCTCCAATTGCGGGTATTATAGCCTTATTATTTGCATTTTATTTGTCAAATAAAATATCAAAGGCGGATCCAGGCAATGAAAGAATGAGAGAAATCTCAAGTTATATACATGAAGGAGCTATGGCTTTTTTAACTAGAGAGTATAAAGCATTGTCAGTATTTATTATAGTTGTGTATATTGTATTAGGGTTCTTTATCAATTGGCTTACAGCCATATGCTTTATTTTTGGCGCTTTGTTCTCAATCCTTGCTGGATTTTTCGGAATGCAAGTGGCTACAAAGGCAAATGTTAGGACTGCAAATGCTGCAAGAACAGGCCAGAATAAAGCACTTGAGATAGCTTTTTCTGGTGGCGCTGTAATGGGTATGAGCGTTGTCGGTCTTGGCCTTTTAGGAGTAGGATTATTCTACATACTATTTAAAGATGCAAATATAGTAACAGGCTTTGGGCTTGGTGCAAGTTCAATTGCATTATTTGCACGTGTCGGTGGTGGAATTTATACTAAAGCAGCCGATGTAGGTGCGGATTTAGTTGGTAAGGTAGAAGCGGGTATACCTGAAGACGACCCAAGAAATCCTGCTGTTATTGCTGATAACGTTGGAGATAACGTTGGAGACGTTGCAGGAATGGGAGCTGATCTTTTCGAATCCTATGTTGGTTCAATAATCTCTGCTTTAACATTAGGAGCAGTATTATTTAAGGATAATAATTCAGGTATTATATTTCCACTTATACTTGCAGCAGTAGGAATTATTGCCTCAATTATCGGTTCAATGTTCGTTAAGGGAGATGAAAATTCAAATCCTCAAAAGGCTCTTAAGAATGGAACTTATGTTAGCAGCATTTTAGTAATCATTGCTTCAGGGATTTTGAGCAGGATGATTTTTGGAGATTTTAGGGCGTTTTTTGCTATTACTGCAGGACTTGTGGTTGGTGTATTAATCGGACAATTTACAGAAATGTATACATCTGCTGACTTTAATCATGTAAAGAAGATTGCAAAGCAGTCAGAAACCGGGCCTGCAACTACAATCATTTCAGGGTTAGCTGTAGGCATGTATTCTGCTGTATTGCCAGTTGTATTTATTGCTATTGCAATGATTTTAGCGTTCTTTATTATGGGTGGATACGGTGAAGCACAGAATGTTTTAGCAGGGCTATATGGTATTTCACTAGCTGCATTGGGAATGCTTTCAACAACTGGTATGACTGTAGCAGTTGATGCTTATGGCCCAATAGCGGATAACGCAGGTGGTATAGCAGAAATGGCGGAACTTCCAAAGGATGTAAGAAAGATAACTGATACATTGGATTCAGTTGGAAATACTACAGCAGCAATTGGAAAGGGATTTGCAATAGGTTCTGCTGCTTTAACAGCACTTGCTCTGTTCGCATCCTATTCACAAGCGGTTCAATTAAAAGCAATAGACCTTTTGAATCCATTGACACTTGTTGGACTTTTAGTTGGTGGAGTTTTACCGTATTTCTTTGGAGCTCTTGCTATGGAAGCGGTTGGTAAAGCTGCAAACCATATGATTGAAGAAGTTAGAAGACAGTTTAAGTCAATTCCAGGACTGTTGGAAGGTAAAGCAAAACCTGATTACAAGACTTGTGTTGATATTTCAACTGCAGCAGCTCTTAAGGAAATGGTTTTACCTGGAGTAT from Caloramator mitchellensis encodes:
- a CDS encoding phosphoglycerate kinase, producing the protein MNKKTVRDIDVKGKRVIVRCDFNVPQDKEGNISDDRRIVAALPTIKYLIENGAKVILMSHLGRPKEGYEAKYSLKPVAARLSQLLGKEVKLAEDAEVVGENAVRLSSELKEGEVLLLENVRFVKTETKNDLDFAKKLASLADIFVNDAFGTAHRAHSSTAGIANYIPAVAGFLIEKEIEIMGKALENPERPFVAILGGAKVSDKIGVINNLLEKVDKLIIGGGMAYTFLKAQGLNIGNSLLEADKIEYAKEMLDKANEKGVKIYLPVDHVVAKEFKADAEHHVVDVEIPEGYMGLDIGPKTVKLYEEALKDAKTVIWNGPMGVFEMPAFAVGTKAIAEKLSNVDGTTIIGGGDSAAAVEQLGYAEKMTHISTGGGASLEFLEGLELPGIAALNDK
- the tpiA gene encoding triose-phosphate isomerase; amino-acid sequence: MRRPIIAGNWKMNKTPREAAQLVLELRDKVKDAKCEVVLCPPFTSLAQVITLVEDTNIKVGAQNMYYEENGAFTGEVSPIMLKEIGVSYVILGHSERRMIFKEDDELINKKVKAAFLHGLTPILCVGETLEEREQNRTFEVIKNQLEKNLDGIDAAKVEEMVIAYEPVWAIGTGKTATADDANQVIKFIRSEIRNRFGDSAADKIRIQYGGSVKSSTIKEQMAQSDIDGALVGGASLIATEFAAIVNYEED
- the gpmI gene encoding 2,3-bisphosphoglycerate-independent phosphoglycerate mutase, producing the protein MSKRPRLLMILDGWGLNEKKEWNAVENAEPKNFKNLWENYPHTTLSASGLDVGLPKGQMGNSEVGHLNIGAGRIIYQEFTRINKEIEEGNFFRNEAFLNAIDNCKKNNTSLHLFGLLSDGGVHSHIEHLEALLKLAKDNNLSNVYVHGFLDGRDVPPQCALEYIDRLEKFMKENNIGKIATISGRYYAMDRDKRWERTKLAYDAIVNGQGEIANSAREAVEKSYAENKTDEFVLPTVIIENDRPVATLSENDSVIFFNFRPDRARQLTRAIVDVDFNGFERKYFKVYYVCLTQYDKTITNVEVAYKPEKYKNTFGEFLSNRGLKQLRIAETEKYAHVTFFFNGGVEAPNKDEDRILIPSPKVATYDLKPEMSAYEVTDKVIEVIENDLYDFIILNYANPDMVGHTGVYEAAIKAIKTVDECLGRVVNKVLEKGGAVYITADHGNAEMMVDYETAEPYTAHTTNFVPFIVVGEGDLKLKSGGRLSDIVPTIIDLMGLEIPVEMTGRSLIDR
- the eno gene encoding phosphopyruvate hydratase gives rise to the protein MKNYVEIIDIYAREVLDSRGNPTVEVEVVLEDGVVGRAIVPSGASTGAFEAVELRDGDKSRYLGKGVLKAVDNVNNVIAQELIGMNVFDQTLIDKTLIEIDGTENKGNLGANAILGVSLAVARAAAESLGLPLYQYIGGVNAKVLPVPMMNILNGGKHADNNVDIQEFMVMPVGAPNFAEALRWCAEVYHSLKKTLGSKGYNTAIGDEGGFAPNLKSNEEAIQVIIEAIEAAGYKPGEQIAIAIDAAATELYKEDGKYHLEGEGRVLTAEEMVAFWENLVNKYPIVSLEDGLSEEDWEGWKILTDRLGKKIQLVGDDLFVTNTQRLERGIKNGIANSILIKLNQIGTLTETLEAIEMAERAGYTAVVSHRSGESEDTTIADLVVAVNAGQIKTGAPARTDRVAKYNQLLRIEDELGEVAKYLGKNAFYNVSK
- the secG gene encoding preprotein translocase subunit SecG, with the protein product MKTVITIIHVIVSLSIIAVVLGQPAKTYGLSSAISGGAETFFGKHKGRTIEGKLKKLTAFAMGLFVLTSLLLVYYTGK
- a CDS encoding sodium-translocating pyrophosphatase; this encodes MNIILAPIAGIIALLFAFYLSNKISKADPGNERMREISSYIHEGAMAFLTREYKALSVFIIVVYIVLGFFINWLTAICFIFGALFSILAGFFGMQVATKANVRTANAARTGQNKALEIAFSGGAVMGMSVVGLGLLGVGLFYILFKDANIVTGFGLGASSIALFARVGGGIYTKAADVGADLVGKVEAGIPEDDPRNPAVIADNVGDNVGDVAGMGADLFESYVGSIISALTLGAVLFKDNNSGIIFPLILAAVGIIASIIGSMFVKGDENSNPQKALKNGTYVSSILVIIASGILSRMIFGDFRAFFAITAGLVVGVLIGQFTEMYTSADFNHVKKIAKQSETGPATTIISGLAVGMYSAVLPVVFIAIAMILAFFIMGGYGEAQNVLAGLYGISLAALGMLSTTGMTVAVDAYGPIADNAGGIAEMAELPKDVRKITDTLDSVGNTTAAIGKGFAIGSAALTALALFASYSQAVQLKAIDLLNPLTLVGLLVGGVLPYFFGALAMEAVGKAANHMIEEVRRQFKSIPGLLEGKAKPDYKTCVDISTAAALKEMVLPGVLAVVVPLLVGLLLGTEALGGLIAGSLVSGVLVAILMANAGGAWDNAKKYIETGEHGGKGSFAHKAAVVGDTVGDPFKDTAGPAMNILIKLMTIVSLVFAPLFLKYGGILLNLIK